A stretch of Hoplias malabaricus isolate fHopMal1 chromosome 10, fHopMal1.hap1, whole genome shotgun sequence DNA encodes these proteins:
- the aqp10a gene encoding aquaporin-10a isoform X1, which yields MTSTKRLMMKLRIKNELARQCLGEIIGTFVLLLFGCAGAAQVKTGQDMKGQFLSANLSFAVGVMSAMYLSMGVSGAHLNPAVSLSFCVLGDLPWKKLVPYSLSQILGAYLASAVVFLMYHDAIMGYGGGVLTVTGPNETASIFATYPTEGVSLQTNIFDQVVGTATLLLCILPLNDKRNRPAPEALLPPIVAAVVLGIAMSMSSNCGGAINPARDLGPRLFTFTAGWGIEVFTCFDYFFWVPLVAPLVGAVLGSCFYLVFIQWHLPDLETEDKIQPESMEVTDLKPQKEKELHPVQGCRGSRA from the exons ATGACCAGCACCAAGAGACTGATGATGAAGCTGAGGATAAAGAACGAGCTGGCCAGACAGTGTCTGGGAGAGATCATTGGCACCTTCGTTCTCCTG TTGTTTGGCTGTGCTGGGGCGGCACAGGTCAAGACTGGACAGGACATGAAAGGTCAGTTCCTGTCTGCCAATCTGTCCTTCGCTGTGGGGGTCATGTCGGCCATGTACCTCTCCATGGGAGTGTCAG gagCTCATCTGAACCCTGCCGTGTCTTTGAGCTTCTGTGTGTTGGGAGATCTTCCCTGGAAGAAACTTGTGCCGTACTCACTGTCTCAGATTTTGGGAGCTTACCTCGCTTCTGCTGTCGTCTTCCTCATGTATCACG ACGCTATAATGGGTTATGGTGGAGGAGTTCTCACAGTCACTGGCCCAAATGAGACTGCCTCCATCTTCGCCACGTACCCCACTGAAGGAGTCTCTCTTCAGACCAACATTTTTGACCAG GTGGTTGGTACAGCCACACTCTTGCTATGTATCCTGCCACTGAATGATAAGAGAAACAGACCTGCTCCTGAGGCTCTACTTCCCCCTATTGTGGCTGCTGTTGTTCTTGGAATAGCCATGTCCATGTCCTCCAACTGCGGTGGAGCAATAAACCCTGCCCGTGACCTGGGGCCACGCCTCTTCACCTTTACCGCAGGCTGGGGCATCGAGGTCTTCAC GTGTTTTGATTACTTCTTCTGGGTGCCCCTTGTAGCTCCTCTGGTGGGGGCTGTGCTGGGCTCCTGTTTCTACCTGGTCTTCATCCAGTGGCACCTCCCAGACCTCGAGACAGAGGATAAAATTCAACCTGAGAGCATGGAAGTTACAGATCTGAAAcctcagaaagagaaagag cttcatcctgttcagggttgcagagGGTCCCGAGCCTAA
- the aqp10a gene encoding aquaporin-10a isoform X2, with translation MTCRLRGTGNLPVISPGAHLNPAVSLSFCVLGDLPWKKLVPYSLSQILGAYLASAVVFLMYHDAIMGYGGGVLTVTGPNETASIFATYPTEGVSLQTNIFDQVVGTATLLLCILPLNDKRNRPAPEALLPPIVAAVVLGIAMSMSSNCGGAINPARDLGPRLFTFTAGWGIEVFTCFDYFFWVPLVAPLVGAVLGSCFYLVFIQWHLPDLETEDKIQPESMEVTDLKPQKEKELHPVQGCRGSRA, from the exons ATGACCTGTCGGCTCCGgggaaccggcaaccttccggttatAAGCCCAG gagCTCATCTGAACCCTGCCGTGTCTTTGAGCTTCTGTGTGTTGGGAGATCTTCCCTGGAAGAAACTTGTGCCGTACTCACTGTCTCAGATTTTGGGAGCTTACCTCGCTTCTGCTGTCGTCTTCCTCATGTATCACG ACGCTATAATGGGTTATGGTGGAGGAGTTCTCACAGTCACTGGCCCAAATGAGACTGCCTCCATCTTCGCCACGTACCCCACTGAAGGAGTCTCTCTTCAGACCAACATTTTTGACCAG GTGGTTGGTACAGCCACACTCTTGCTATGTATCCTGCCACTGAATGATAAGAGAAACAGACCTGCTCCTGAGGCTCTACTTCCCCCTATTGTGGCTGCTGTTGTTCTTGGAATAGCCATGTCCATGTCCTCCAACTGCGGTGGAGCAATAAACCCTGCCCGTGACCTGGGGCCACGCCTCTTCACCTTTACCGCAGGCTGGGGCATCGAGGTCTTCAC GTGTTTTGATTACTTCTTCTGGGTGCCCCTTGTAGCTCCTCTGGTGGGGGCTGTGCTGGGCTCCTGTTTCTACCTGGTCTTCATCCAGTGGCACCTCCCAGACCTCGAGACAGAGGATAAAATTCAACCTGAGAGCATGGAAGTTACAGATCTGAAAcctcagaaagagaaagag cttcatcctgttcagggttgcagagGGTCCCGAGCCTAA